One Podarcis muralis chromosome 1, rPodMur119.hap1.1, whole genome shotgun sequence genomic window carries:
- the COMMD9 gene encoding COMM domain-containing protein 9, with product MREGSMAAVGEEDFAALQILLKASSKDVVRQLCQECFSSSAGGSDKLIENTCSSLSVTPNEASQLIRSLHNLTRHTVYHGLTSPEEILALFPEGFHQNLKNLLTKIILENVSSWRNEAQASQISLPRLVDLDWRVDIKTSSDSISRMAVPTCLLQLKIQEDAALCGNDFTTSALTVELNKQTLDTMLDGLGRIRDQLSAVANK from the exons ATGAGAGAAGGAAGTATGGCTGCAGTGGGCGAGGAGGATTTCGCGGCGCTTCAGATCTTGCTGAAA GCTTCATCAAAGGATGTAGTTCGGCAGTTATGCCAGGAGTGCTTTTCTAGCTCTGCAGGTGGTTCTGACAAACTGATCGAGAACACGTGTTCCAGTCTCTCGGTTACGCCAAATGAAGCAAGTCAG CTGATCCGATCTTTGCACAATCTTACAAGACACACAGTCTATCATGGCCTGACGTCACCAGAAGAAATTCTCGCCCTCTTTCCAGAAGGATTTCACCAGaatcttaaaaacctcttgaccAAGATAATCCTGGAAAATGT CTCTTCCTGGAGAAATGAAGCACAAGCCAGTCAAA TTTCCCTGCCCCGGCTTGTGGATCTGGACTGGAGGGTAGATATCAAGACCTCCTCGGACAGTATCAGCAGAATGGCTGTCCCTACCTGCTTGCTGCAGCTGAAG attcAGGAAGATGCTGCCTTGTGCGGGAATGACTTCACAACCTCAGCATTGACAGTAGAGTTGAATAAGCAAACATTGGACACTATGTTAGATGGCCTGGGAAGGATACGGGACCAGCTTTCTGCCgttgcaaataaataa